Proteins encoded within one genomic window of Couchioplanes caeruleus:
- a CDS encoding polymorphic toxin-type HINT domain-containing protein: MVTGSVRARWRVWVTASLAALVTGAGLHAPPPAAAATPEKRPARLLADPSQVVVPPLVTESWNGSTGVDLNAERWRKAVADVAALAPEARVRDAALAALASGDAAAIQKFATVDKRALETQIAAEKKKTAADNLAKIKAMAGTGGANFNAEVTRVLAGTDGDRKAFLAYGADIARAQDEKVAATARERATQLRERLKTFAAAAPAESQLRLAAEQALAGDDAAVAAFWDTGYPAAAKADAEAREQYLKDLEARNKAAEDLSELAQRAKKASEARTRLLKAHGDGVKALQRAANEMAGAANAARHAERVLARTGTAASKSAELNAAKSQTAASLTNARAAAEQASAAAAVATSAADTLVETGLTYGAEWSLIAQGMSEASAAAVGAVTTAAHAIDATIATNSAQGAQAQAEAHARQAEQWRKHAQEHAAAAAKLAAAAKKQADAAKTAAARAKKAREQAQAAEAKAWAAAERARQQRQVAEAQAAEAKRQRQIAEAERANAARYRAEAERQAAAAKNARANAEAKASIADGASRRAEDAEENAAKANNKAWEHEATAGRARDAALTAERDRQTAQAKAHTTRAWIAKADSEVSRNEAQAAADEADREFQTADGAAKSARGYANTATGAAANSRAAAIQANQAASRAWAAAQQARAAAFAADAAADKAEAAASDAHAARVRADAKAAEATAQEVKAAQAANAAVNLANQAADEAVQSLWAADRTKSEAEAATTEAVAAAAQAEIAIAAASAASASSAGIAEPHNTALAMVTPFTGADIDADFVKLVAEQAKSIGDEQAAAAKKRAAEAVVAADKAQQAADRANAQVKPAYVAAAQAARSAAEAAQSAAEAKLAAAQAAAEAATARAAAASAGKADVQARADAVAARQAASEAANDAAIAGRNAQAAQADANAANSAATAAENDAAAARGAADRAEASALKAQQAAGRAQKHADSAAVAASKALEHAKEAQQALERAEAADRERLEQVIESGADLTPDQEKELLDELTPQEREEYLQAKKDADQDILDFVKENGLEFLGDLIFGELKKCVTKPSVGACFWAVVDLLPWGKLKKLGNVWDLFKKYKKFSEGVQKGRKKVNEIFDKARKRKKDRDDSPSCEEGARRNSFLRGTPVLLADGSSRAIDQLRIGDQVLATDPVTNTTAGRPVTDTIVGVGDKKLVDITIGTETITATHNHPFWVPERGEWVDAEALSAGQWLRTSAGTHVQIGAIGHRAEPAEVHNLTVADIHTFYVVAGKTPVLVHNCGDIALGKQDVDGDDSVLDLFGFERGAQTYKDWGDDLPWHDHLKKFVADGKTRIHVNLDGIADPKSYAASGKGVDYADPVGRGFTRWEMYLLSQSKDAWGRITFYRKGKKVDNPFQD; encoded by the coding sequence GTGGTGACGGGTTCGGTGCGGGCGCGATGGCGGGTATGGGTGACGGCCTCGCTGGCCGCGTTGGTGACGGGTGCGGGGCTGCATGCCCCGCCTCCGGCTGCTGCCGCGACGCCGGAGAAGCGGCCGGCGCGGTTGTTGGCCGACCCTTCGCAGGTGGTGGTTCCGCCGTTGGTGACGGAGTCGTGGAACGGCTCCACCGGTGTGGACCTGAACGCGGAGCGGTGGCGTAAGGCTGTCGCGGATGTGGCGGCGTTGGCGCCGGAGGCGCGGGTGCGTGACGCCGCGTTGGCGGCGTTGGCCAGCGGTGACGCGGCGGCGATCCAGAAGTTCGCCACGGTGGACAAGCGGGCTTTGGAAACCCAGATCGCGGCCGAGAAGAAGAAGACCGCCGCGGACAACCTGGCCAAGATCAAGGCGATGGCGGGTACGGGCGGCGCGAACTTCAACGCCGAGGTGACCCGGGTGCTGGCGGGCACCGACGGTGATCGGAAGGCGTTCCTGGCGTATGGGGCTGATATCGCCCGGGCGCAGGACGAGAAGGTCGCCGCGACCGCCCGGGAGCGGGCCACCCAGTTGCGGGAGCGGTTGAAGACTTTCGCCGCCGCGGCACCCGCGGAGTCGCAGCTTCGGCTGGCCGCCGAGCAGGCATTGGCGGGTGATGACGCGGCGGTGGCGGCGTTCTGGGACACCGGCTATCCGGCGGCGGCGAAGGCCGACGCGGAAGCGCGTGAGCAGTATCTGAAGGATCTGGAGGCGCGCAACAAGGCGGCGGAGGATCTGTCGGAGCTGGCGCAGCGGGCGAAGAAGGCGTCCGAGGCCCGCACCCGGCTGCTGAAGGCGCACGGCGATGGTGTGAAGGCGTTGCAGCGTGCCGCGAACGAGATGGCGGGCGCGGCCAACGCGGCCCGGCACGCCGAACGGGTCCTGGCCCGGACCGGCACCGCGGCATCGAAGTCCGCCGAGCTGAACGCGGCGAAGTCGCAGACCGCGGCGTCGTTGACCAACGCTCGCGCGGCGGCGGAGCAGGCGAGCGCGGCGGCGGCGGTTGCCACCTCGGCGGCGGACACGTTGGTCGAGACGGGTCTGACGTACGGCGCGGAGTGGTCGCTGATCGCGCAGGGCATGTCGGAGGCGTCGGCCGCGGCGGTGGGTGCGGTCACCACGGCGGCGCACGCGATCGACGCGACGATCGCGACGAACAGTGCGCAGGGTGCGCAGGCGCAGGCCGAGGCGCACGCCCGGCAGGCGGAGCAGTGGCGTAAGCATGCGCAGGAGCATGCGGCCGCGGCGGCGAAGCTGGCCGCGGCGGCGAAGAAGCAGGCCGACGCGGCCAAGACGGCCGCGGCGCGGGCGAAGAAGGCCCGGGAGCAGGCACAGGCCGCGGAGGCCAAGGCGTGGGCGGCGGCGGAGCGGGCGCGTCAGCAGCGGCAGGTCGCCGAGGCGCAGGCGGCGGAGGCGAAGCGGCAGCGCCAGATCGCCGAGGCCGAACGCGCCAACGCCGCCCGATACCGCGCCGAGGCCGAGCGGCAGGCCGCCGCCGCGAAGAACGCACGCGCCAACGCCGAGGCCAAGGCGTCCATCGCCGACGGTGCCAGCCGCCGCGCCGAGGACGCCGAGGAGAACGCCGCCAAGGCGAACAACAAGGCCTGGGAACACGAGGCGACCGCGGGACGGGCGCGGGACGCGGCGCTCACCGCGGAGCGTGACCGGCAGACGGCCCAGGCCAAGGCGCACACCACCCGGGCGTGGATCGCCAAGGCGGACAGCGAGGTGAGCCGGAACGAGGCCCAGGCAGCCGCGGACGAAGCCGACCGCGAGTTCCAGACCGCGGACGGCGCGGCCAAGTCGGCGCGCGGGTACGCGAACACCGCGACCGGCGCGGCGGCGAACTCGCGGGCCGCCGCCATCCAGGCCAACCAGGCCGCGTCCCGCGCGTGGGCGGCGGCGCAGCAGGCGCGCGCCGCCGCGTTCGCCGCCGACGCCGCGGCGGACAAGGCCGAGGCGGCGGCGAGTGACGCCCACGCCGCCCGGGTGCGCGCGGACGCCAAGGCGGCCGAGGCGACCGCGCAGGAAGTCAAGGCGGCGCAGGCGGCGAACGCTGCCGTGAACCTTGCCAACCAGGCCGCTGACGAGGCAGTCCAGTCGCTGTGGGCGGCCGACCGCACCAAGAGCGAGGCCGAGGCGGCGACGACCGAGGCGGTCGCGGCGGCGGCGCAGGCCGAGATCGCGATCGCCGCGGCGAGCGCGGCGTCGGCGTCGTCGGCCGGTATCGCCGAGCCGCACAACACCGCGCTGGCGATGGTCACGCCGTTCACCGGCGCGGACATCGACGCGGACTTCGTGAAGCTGGTCGCCGAGCAGGCCAAGAGCATCGGCGACGAACAGGCCGCCGCGGCGAAGAAGCGGGCCGCCGAGGCGGTCGTCGCTGCCGACAAGGCACAACAGGCCGCGGACCGCGCCAACGCCCAAGTCAAGCCCGCCTATGTCGCGGCGGCACAGGCGGCCCGATCGGCGGCGGAGGCCGCGCAGTCGGCGGCCGAGGCGAAGCTGGCCGCCGCGCAGGCCGCGGCGGAAGCGGCCACCGCGCGCGCGGCCGCGGCCAGCGCGGGCAAGGCCGACGTGCAGGCCCGTGCGGATGCCGTCGCGGCTCGCCAGGCGGCGAGCGAGGCCGCCAACGACGCCGCGATCGCCGGACGCAACGCGCAGGCCGCGCAGGCCGACGCCAACGCGGCGAACAGCGCGGCCACGGCAGCAGAGAACGACGCTGCCGCCGCACGCGGCGCTGCCGACCGGGCCGAAGCGTCGGCTCTCAAGGCGCAGCAGGCCGCCGGCCGGGCGCAGAAGCACGCCGACAGCGCCGCGGTGGCCGCCAGCAAGGCGCTCGAGCACGCCAAGGAGGCACAGCAGGCGCTCGAACGCGCCGAGGCCGCCGACCGGGAGCGGCTCGAGCAGGTGATCGAGAGCGGCGCCGACCTGACACCCGATCAGGAGAAGGAGCTGCTCGACGAGCTCACCCCGCAGGAGCGTGAGGAATACCTCCAGGCCAAGAAGGACGCCGACCAGGACATCCTCGACTTCGTCAAGGAGAACGGGCTCGAGTTCCTCGGCGATCTGATCTTCGGCGAGCTGAAGAAGTGCGTCACCAAGCCCAGCGTCGGCGCCTGCTTCTGGGCGGTGGTCGACCTGCTGCCGTGGGGCAAGCTCAAGAAGCTGGGCAACGTCTGGGACCTCTTCAAGAAGTACAAGAAGTTCTCCGAGGGGGTCCAGAAGGGCCGCAAGAAGGTCAACGAGATCTTCGACAAGGCCCGGAAGCGCAAGAAGGACCGCGACGACAGCCCGAGCTGCGAGGAGGGCGCCCGTCGCAACAGCTTCCTGCGGGGCACTCCCGTCCTGCTGGCGGACGGCAGCAGCCGGGCCATCGATCAGCTGAGGATCGGCGACCAGGTGCTCGCGACCGATCCGGTCACGAACACGACCGCCGGCCGGCCCGTCACCGACACCATCGTCGGCGTGGGCGACAAGAAGCTCGTCGACATCACCATCGGCACCGAGACCATCACGGCCACCCACAACCACCCCTTCTGGGTGCCCGAGCGTGGCGAATGGGTCGATGCGGAGGCGCTGTCCGCCGGGCAGTGGCTGCGCACCAGCGCGGGGACCCACGTCCAGATCGGGGCGATCGGGCACCGCGCTGAACCGGCGGAGGTGCACAACCTCACGGTCGCCGACATCCACACCTTCTATGTCGTCGCCGGTAAGACGCCGGTCCTGGTCCACAACTGCGGCGATATCGCACTGGGTAAACAGGACGTCGACGGCGATGACAGTGTGCTGGACCTCTTCGGCTTCGAAAGGGGCGCGCAGACCTACAAGGACTGGGGCGACGACCTGCCGTGGCACGACCACCTGAAGAAGTTCGTCGCGGACGGCAAGACGCGGATTCACGTCAACCTCGACGGGATCGCCGACCCGAAGTCGTACGCCGCCTCCGGTAAGGGTGTCGACTACGCTGATCCAGTCGGTCGCGGATTCACCCGGTGGGAGATGTACCTGCTGAGCCAGAGCAAGGACGCGTGGGGTCGGATCACCTTCTATCGGAAGGGCAAGAAAGTTGACAACCCCTTCCAGGATTGA
- a CDS encoding RICIN domain-containing protein, translating to MTASTRASTRRLLTAGLAAVTLTTVLPSAAAQAAPASPAATGVLAAAEADSSLATYEQKLAVAVKFGRGDDTALIERGDRDFVIEIWKHVKDNGDFLEVRAAAEQAYGTMSDDVNPDATSEACYEFIATGVFAAYDRDIEREKREAEAKRLSDQARAAAAASIDVVADAAMLAGTDADFARLVWTRVENDANWPKVKAAAAAAVGGTAEQQREFIAAGMAAAAKQDTDKRIADDAAKTEAEKAAALARAAKQFAANRIGLPVTEQLLSMPDRDFVVAVWNHEADGTEVQTAAISAARNLDPAAWKAFIDTGLHQAKDRDIQIALDKQEAEDRRQAKDVQARAEKVGNRNLALAARNALAGNADAVGAFVRAGQYAVRPDLPDRLQAGHTGMCLGVPGGSLKKGEHIIQWQCSSAQDQGWVFLPKADGYFEVRNSRSGQCLAIGSASKENSAHAIQWTCNGGKEQLWAPQADSTGLTRLKNNNSGKCLGILGASKTGAAHAVQEPCAAKPELGWHKRARGLVNFSAGSFNGDAHEDVIAAEVGSGKLWLYPGTAKGDAFAARMLIGNAGWNGMDKLTTGRFNRDEHDDLIAVEKSTGKLWLYPGNGRAGLGSRVEIGTGGWNGMEKLAAGRFNTDAYDDVVAVETSSDKLWLYPGTAAGGAFGARVLLGTGGWNNMDKLTMGKINRDGYEDLVTVQKSTGKLFFYVGTATGVLGARTEIGTGGWNGMSELTAGRFNADEYDDLIATENSSGKLFRYPGTAEGGKVGGRTEIGIGG from the coding sequence ATGACTGCCTCGACCCGCGCTTCGACCCGGCGGTTGCTGACCGCCGGGCTCGCCGCGGTCACCCTCACCACCGTCCTGCCCTCCGCCGCCGCCCAGGCCGCCCCGGCCTCGCCCGCCGCCACGGGCGTCCTGGCCGCCGCCGAGGCCGACAGCAGCCTGGCGACGTACGAGCAGAAGCTGGCCGTGGCCGTGAAGTTCGGCCGCGGTGACGACACCGCCCTGATCGAGCGCGGCGACCGCGACTTCGTCATCGAGATCTGGAAGCACGTCAAGGACAACGGAGACTTCCTCGAGGTACGCGCCGCCGCCGAGCAGGCCTACGGCACCATGTCCGACGACGTCAACCCGGACGCCACCAGCGAGGCCTGCTACGAGTTCATCGCGACCGGCGTGTTCGCCGCGTACGACCGCGACATCGAGCGCGAGAAGCGCGAGGCCGAGGCGAAGCGCCTGTCCGACCAGGCCCGCGCGGCCGCCGCGGCCAGCATCGACGTGGTCGCCGACGCGGCCATGCTCGCCGGCACCGACGCGGACTTCGCCCGCCTCGTCTGGACGCGCGTCGAGAACGACGCGAACTGGCCCAAGGTGAAGGCCGCCGCGGCGGCCGCCGTTGGTGGCACCGCGGAGCAGCAGCGCGAGTTCATCGCCGCCGGCATGGCCGCCGCCGCCAAGCAGGACACCGACAAGCGCATCGCCGACGACGCGGCCAAGACCGAGGCCGAGAAGGCGGCGGCCCTCGCCCGCGCCGCGAAGCAGTTCGCCGCCAACCGGATCGGCCTGCCCGTCACCGAGCAGCTCCTGAGCATGCCCGATCGCGACTTCGTCGTCGCGGTCTGGAACCACGAGGCGGACGGCACCGAGGTCCAGACCGCCGCGATCAGCGCCGCGCGCAACCTCGACCCCGCCGCGTGGAAGGCCTTCATCGACACCGGCCTCCACCAGGCCAAGGACCGCGACATCCAGATCGCGCTCGACAAGCAGGAGGCCGAGGACCGGCGCCAGGCCAAGGACGTCCAGGCCCGCGCCGAGAAGGTCGGAAACCGCAACCTGGCCCTGGCCGCGCGCAACGCCCTGGCCGGCAACGCCGATGCCGTCGGCGCCTTCGTCCGCGCCGGACAGTACGCGGTCCGGCCGGACCTGCCCGACCGTCTCCAGGCCGGCCACACCGGCATGTGCCTGGGCGTACCGGGCGGCTCGCTGAAGAAGGGCGAGCACATCATCCAGTGGCAGTGCAGTTCCGCCCAGGATCAGGGCTGGGTGTTCCTACCCAAGGCGGACGGCTACTTCGAGGTGCGCAACAGCCGCAGCGGTCAGTGCCTCGCCATCGGCTCCGCCTCCAAGGAGAACAGCGCCCACGCCATCCAGTGGACGTGCAACGGCGGCAAGGAGCAGCTCTGGGCGCCGCAGGCCGACAGCACCGGGCTGACCCGGCTGAAGAACAACAACAGCGGCAAGTGCCTGGGCATCCTCGGCGCCTCGAAGACCGGCGCCGCACACGCCGTCCAGGAGCCGTGTGCCGCCAAGCCCGAGCTGGGTTGGCACAAGCGCGCCCGCGGGCTGGTCAACTTCTCGGCCGGCTCGTTCAACGGCGACGCGCACGAGGACGTCATCGCCGCGGAGGTCGGCAGCGGCAAGCTGTGGCTCTACCCCGGTACCGCCAAGGGTGACGCGTTCGCCGCACGCATGCTGATCGGCAACGCGGGCTGGAACGGCATGGACAAGCTCACCACGGGCAGGTTCAACCGCGACGAGCACGATGACCTGATCGCGGTGGAGAAGAGCACCGGGAAGCTGTGGCTCTACCCCGGTAACGGCCGTGCGGGCCTCGGCTCGCGCGTCGAGATCGGCACCGGTGGCTGGAACGGCATGGAGAAGCTGGCCGCGGGTCGCTTCAACACCGACGCCTATGACGACGTCGTCGCCGTGGAGACCTCCTCCGACAAGCTCTGGCTCTACCCCGGCACCGCCGCCGGTGGAGCGTTCGGCGCGCGCGTGCTGCTCGGCACCGGCGGGTGGAACAACATGGACAAGCTCACCATGGGCAAGATCAACCGTGACGGGTACGAGGACCTGGTCACCGTGCAGAAGAGCACCGGGAAGCTGTTCTTCTACGTCGGCACCGCCACCGGGGTTCTCGGCGCGCGTACCGAGATCGGCACCGGTGGCTGGAACGGCATGAGCGAGCTCACCGCCGGGCGCTTCAACGCGGACGAGTACGACGACCTCATCGCCACGGAGAACTCCAGCGGCAAGCTGTTCCGCTACCCCGGAACGGCGGAGGGCGGCAAGGTCGGCGGCCGGACCGAGATCGGTATCGGCGGCTGA
- a CDS encoding S66 family peptidase, with amino-acid sequence MAVLSPSFAAPAEFPAVHERGVRRLRDEFGLEPVEFPTTRRHSSPQERAADLMAAYADPGIRAVFATIGGDDQITVLRHLDPVPFRADPKPFFGYSDNTNLLNWLWHHGVAGYHGMSTMVFLSRASGVGPEISASLRAAVFDGGDLEITPVEEFREEELDWADPVDLTGTVPSYPSPGRMWHRPHRVVTAPTWGGNLEILHWTLAANRWVRPVEDYAGCVLLLETSEEMPSATEVFRMLRDFGERGLLEQFPAVLIGTAKATSLFDVRPVDERAAYRKEQREAVLKAFAAYHPEAMIVFGVDFGHTDPQWVLPYGGKITVDGPAHRITAHY; translated from the coding sequence GTGGCGGTCCTGTCGCCGTCGTTCGCCGCGCCCGCCGAGTTCCCGGCGGTGCACGAGCGCGGTGTGCGGCGCCTGCGGGACGAGTTCGGGCTGGAGCCGGTGGAGTTCCCCACCACGCGGCGGCACTCGTCGCCGCAGGAACGGGCCGCGGACCTGATGGCGGCGTACGCCGACCCGGGCATCCGCGCGGTCTTCGCAACGATCGGCGGCGACGACCAGATCACCGTGCTGCGGCACCTCGACCCGGTCCCCTTCCGGGCCGATCCCAAGCCGTTCTTCGGTTACTCGGACAACACCAATCTGCTCAACTGGCTCTGGCACCACGGCGTCGCCGGCTATCACGGCATGTCCACAATGGTGTTCCTGAGCCGCGCCTCCGGCGTGGGGCCCGAGATCTCCGCCTCGCTGCGGGCGGCCGTCTTCGACGGCGGCGACCTGGAGATCACTCCGGTCGAGGAGTTCCGCGAGGAGGAGCTGGACTGGGCCGACCCCGTCGACCTCACCGGCACCGTGCCGTCGTACCCGAGCCCCGGCCGGATGTGGCACCGCCCGCACCGGGTGGTGACCGCGCCGACGTGGGGCGGCAACCTCGAGATCTTGCACTGGACGCTGGCGGCGAACCGGTGGGTTCGGCCGGTCGAGGACTACGCGGGATGTGTCCTGCTGCTGGAGACCTCCGAGGAGATGCCGTCCGCCACCGAGGTCTTCCGTATGCTGCGCGACTTCGGCGAACGAGGCCTTCTGGAACAGTTCCCGGCCGTGCTGATCGGCACCGCGAAGGCCACCTCGCTCTTCGACGTCCGGCCGGTCGACGAGCGGGCCGCCTACCGGAAGGAGCAGCGGGAGGCCGTGCTCAAGGCGTTCGCCGCATACCACCCCGAGGCGATGATCGTCTTCGGCGTGGACTTCGGGCACACCGATCCGCAGTGGGTGCTCCCGTACGGCGGCAAGATCACCGTCGACGGCCCGGCGCACAGGATCACCGCGCACTACTGA
- the alr gene encoding alanine racemase → MSISTPAEGRPATGMAEAVVDLDAIAGNTRLLAATAGPAGMMAVVKADGFGHGAERVAHTALRHGATWLGVASVAEALALRARGLTAPMLLWLYSPAETFEEVLAAGIDVSVGAVEALEALAGAAERTGRVANVHLKLDTGMSRGGAPVEEWAQLFAWARKFSHAGLLHVRGLWSHLANAEDADAPGLRAQLREFELGRETAAAAGLAPPIVHLANSAAALQLPQARYDLLRAGIALYGIEPVPGRNFGLRPAMTVRAPILLTKRVAPGTGVSYGPDFVTERETTLALVPLGFADGVPRQAAGRASLSVRGVRCPIAGRVSMDQIVLDVGDLPVNAGEYAVMFGTGEHGEPTVAEWAGWAGTNPHEILTGIGARVTRRYEH, encoded by the coding sequence GTGTCGATTTCCACGCCGGCGGAGGGCCGGCCCGCCACGGGGATGGCGGAGGCCGTCGTCGACCTGGACGCGATTGCCGGCAACACCCGCCTGCTCGCCGCGACGGCCGGCCCGGCGGGGATGATGGCGGTGGTCAAGGCCGACGGCTTCGGTCACGGCGCCGAGCGGGTCGCGCATACGGCGCTGCGCCACGGCGCCACCTGGCTCGGCGTGGCCTCGGTGGCCGAGGCGCTGGCCCTGCGTGCCCGGGGGCTGACCGCGCCGATGCTGCTCTGGCTCTACTCCCCGGCGGAGACCTTCGAGGAGGTCCTCGCCGCCGGGATCGACGTGTCCGTCGGTGCCGTGGAGGCGCTGGAGGCGCTCGCGGGCGCGGCGGAGCGCACCGGAAGGGTCGCGAACGTCCACCTCAAGCTCGACACCGGGATGTCCCGCGGCGGCGCACCGGTCGAGGAGTGGGCGCAGCTCTTCGCCTGGGCGCGCAAGTTCTCCCACGCGGGGCTGCTGCACGTCCGCGGCCTCTGGTCGCATCTGGCAAATGCCGAAGATGCGGACGCTCCCGGCCTGCGGGCCCAGCTCCGCGAGTTCGAGCTCGGCCGGGAGACGGCCGCCGCTGCCGGCCTCGCACCGCCGATCGTGCACCTGGCCAACTCGGCCGCCGCACTGCAGCTTCCGCAGGCCCGGTACGACCTGCTGCGCGCGGGGATCGCCCTCTACGGCATCGAGCCGGTGCCGGGCCGGAACTTCGGCCTGCGGCCGGCGATGACCGTACGAGCCCCGATCCTGCTCACCAAGCGAGTAGCACCGGGTACCGGAGTCTCGTACGGCCCCGACTTCGTCACCGAGCGGGAGACCACGCTCGCGCTGGTCCCGCTGGGGTTCGCCGACGGCGTCCCGCGCCAGGCGGCCGGGCGCGCGTCGCTGTCGGTCCGCGGCGTGCGCTGCCCGATCGCCGGGCGGGTCAGCATGGACCAGATCGTCCTGGACGTGGGCGACCTGCCGGTCAACGCCGGCGAGTACGCCGTCATGTTCGGTACCGGCGAGCACGGCGAGCCGACCGTCGCCGAGTGGGCCGGCTGGGCCGGCACGAACCCGCACGAGATTCTCACCGGCATCGGCGCGCGGGTGACCCGCCGGTACGAGCATTGA
- a CDS encoding ATP-binding protein, whose amino-acid sequence MTRLEEYLRSARDRAFVGRAAEMGAFRSALAGDAVFTVLYLHGAGGTGKTTLLRRYAVEAERGRRQVIRVDRFEPGGMIPALLAAIPPAPEGAAGPVVLLDEFEHWQPVEWWLREEFLPGLPVGTVVVLASRTPPGFEWTADPGWNEVLRVHEVGDLSPTEAEMLLDRYAVPRRRQRFLAELAGGNPLALRLAVEAAGTGKDDDEIRLWLAQAVVQEVVGELPSAAHRHALEICAYAETTTEMLLRATVAEGDAVDLFRWLCSLPYAECGANGVRVRPFVRNAVRTELQWRDPLRHEAVLAPLAEGAPLGEPLPRPEFDVAVRDALRAWRRPDLLAGNPLVHSRMVIASEAAAEPVTALRDVLQSTLETLGEDPRQGKQHRALIATYLGGAPTQEAAAERLGLPFSTYRRHLNRGLEVLCSLLWRRESTGLDLI is encoded by the coding sequence GTGACGCGGCTGGAGGAATATCTCCGGTCGGCCCGCGATCGCGCCTTCGTCGGTCGCGCGGCCGAGATGGGCGCGTTCCGCTCGGCCCTCGCCGGCGACGCCGTCTTCACCGTGCTCTATCTGCACGGCGCCGGCGGCACGGGCAAGACGACGCTGCTGCGGCGGTACGCGGTGGAGGCGGAGCGGGGCAGGCGTCAGGTCATCCGGGTCGACCGGTTCGAACCGGGCGGGATGATCCCGGCGTTGCTGGCCGCGATCCCTCCGGCCCCGGAAGGCGCGGCGGGCCCGGTGGTGCTCCTCGACGAGTTCGAGCACTGGCAACCGGTGGAGTGGTGGCTTCGCGAGGAGTTCCTGCCCGGGTTGCCGGTGGGCACGGTCGTGGTGCTCGCCTCCCGTACCCCGCCGGGGTTCGAGTGGACCGCCGATCCGGGCTGGAACGAGGTTCTGCGCGTCCACGAGGTCGGCGACCTGTCCCCCACCGAGGCCGAGATGCTGCTGGACCGGTACGCGGTTCCCCGCCGGCGCCAGCGGTTCCTCGCCGAGCTGGCCGGCGGCAACCCGCTCGCCCTGCGGCTGGCGGTGGAGGCGGCCGGCACCGGCAAGGACGACGACGAGATCCGCCTCTGGCTGGCACAGGCCGTGGTGCAGGAGGTCGTCGGCGAACTGCCCTCGGCGGCGCACCGGCACGCCCTCGAGATCTGCGCATACGCGGAGACGACCACCGAGATGCTGCTGCGCGCCACGGTTGCCGAGGGTGACGCCGTCGATCTGTTCCGGTGGCTGTGCTCCCTGCCGTACGCCGAATGCGGTGCGAACGGTGTGCGGGTGCGCCCGTTCGTCCGCAACGCGGTCCGGACCGAGCTGCAGTGGCGCGACCCGCTGCGGCACGAGGCCGTCCTGGCACCGCTCGCTGAGGGCGCGCCGCTCGGGGAGCCGCTGCCCCGCCCCGAGTTCGACGTGGCGGTCCGGGACGCGCTGCGCGCCTGGCGCCGGCCGGACCTGCTCGCCGGCAACCCGCTGGTGCACAGCCGGATGGTGATCGCCTCGGAGGCTGCCGCGGAGCCGGTGACGGCGCTGCGGGACGTACTGCAGTCCACTCTGGAGACTCTCGGCGAGGATCCGCGGCAGGGCAAGCAGCACCGGGCGCTGATCGCGACCTACCTCGGCGGCGCGCCCACGCAGGAGGCGGCCGCGGAGCGTCTCGGGCTGCCCTTCAGCACGTACCGCCGGCACCTCAACCGGGGACTCGAGGTGTTGTGCAGCCTGCTGTGGCGCCGCGAGTCGACCGGCCTCGACCTCATCTGA
- a CDS encoding D-alanine--D-alanine ligase family protein encodes MPPTVRVAVLFGGRSTEHDVSCRSAAGVVQSLDRSRYEVVPVRITVEGEWIVGTDRATADVDEAALRAMTPEPDGWRPTLLESLFRALEALRGVDVVMPILHGPYGEDGTVQSVLELAGIPYVGSGVLASAASMDKEFTKKILAAEGIGVADGVVLRGENDAVTAAEQYRLGLPVFVKPARGGSSIGVSRVDDWAELPAAVEAARLCDAKVLVEAGVPGREIDVGVLELPDGRLVASPPLEIRVTDGFFDYDAKYREGRTEFLVPADLDPDTTEWLGAEAVRVFRTLGCAGLLRVDFFVDPHRGLTVNEVNTMPGLTAMSQFPRMWQAAGTPYPELLDLLVATALAGANRPAGVR; translated from the coding sequence GTGCCCCCAACGGTCCGAGTGGCGGTCCTCTTCGGCGGGCGCAGCACCGAACACGACGTCTCCTGCCGGTCGGCGGCCGGCGTGGTGCAGAGCCTCGACCGCAGCCGCTACGAGGTGGTGCCGGTCCGCATCACCGTCGAGGGCGAGTGGATCGTCGGCACGGACCGGGCCACCGCGGACGTGGACGAGGCGGCGCTGCGGGCGATGACGCCGGAGCCCGACGGCTGGCGGCCCACCCTCCTCGAGAGCCTTTTCCGAGCCCTGGAGGCCCTGCGCGGCGTCGACGTCGTCATGCCGATCCTGCACGGCCCGTACGGCGAGGACGGCACGGTGCAGAGCGTGCTGGAGCTGGCCGGCATCCCGTACGTCGGCAGCGGCGTCCTGGCCAGCGCCGCCTCCATGGACAAGGAGTTCACCAAGAAGATCCTCGCCGCGGAGGGCATCGGGGTGGCCGACGGCGTCGTGCTGCGCGGCGAGAACGACGCCGTGACCGCGGCCGAGCAGTATCGCCTGGGCCTGCCCGTCTTCGTCAAGCCGGCCCGCGGTGGCTCCAGCATCGGCGTCTCGCGGGTGGACGACTGGGCCGAGCTGCCCGCCGCCGTCGAGGCGGCCCGGCTCTGCGACGCCAAGGTGCTCGTCGAGGCCGGCGTGCCGGGGCGCGAGATCGACGTGGGCGTGCTCGAGCTGCCGGACGGGCGGCTGGTCGCGAGCCCGCCGCTGGAGATCCGGGTCACCGACGGCTTCTTCGACTACGACGCCAAGTATCGCGAGGGCCGCACCGAGTTCCTCGTCCCCGCCGACCTCGACCCGGACACCACCGAGTGGCTCGGCGCCGAGGCGGTCCGGGTCTTCCGTACGCTCGGCTGTGCCGGCCTGCTGCGCGTCGACTTCTTCGTCGACCCGCACCGGGGGCTGACCGTCAACGAGGTCAACACGATGCCCGGGCTCACCGCGATGTCGCAGTTCCCGCGGATGTGGCAGGCGGCCGGCACGCCGTACCCGGAGCTGCTCGATCTGTTGGTCGCGACCGCCCTCGCGGGTGCGAACCGGCCCGCCGGGGTCAGATGA